One region of Crassostrea angulata isolate pt1a10 unplaced genomic scaffold, ASM2561291v2 HiC_scaffold_47, whole genome shotgun sequence genomic DNA includes:
- the LOC128168781 gene encoding uncharacterized protein LOC128168781 isoform X1 gives MEKNRSPKSSKADLASSSAGEGGVTSDVQDQNLPPAYGDIFSKPWTPIPSSSQKTCYSSKQDDRNLWEKLHECFEMSICQQIIWLQVLVFSILYIVFGLKYSGQCVSQEFDSKGKVWHEEDLTVFIRAEGGFLCATILIVLLIRLRLLVHLRRTQRITTADLQIAKLWDGRIVVLYCGIYIVNFALCVAGATKIIPPNTNITKLNCISEFYNFYYYAKIGQLAVFMPYAAYVISYVTFMMHLQKKWFIRRKLRCWVKLLDADQDGVISQDDMKKTNEKLEGLRKLFGARKTALSDSQQEKWWSDHVFKCGPGKDIPVQQLVSYMEGIMTQDSPAERAKVVRPKIKKWFNIFTTEDFLKLKMIFSEEDFVKFWAVLANIDERHSREMLIKYFPSPLTLNDFREDFVAFLSNPEFLDEYSSRIFNILKNKPDCMCCKV, from the exons ATGGAAAAGAATCGCTCTCCTAAATCATCTAAAGCAGACCTCGCCAGTTCTAGCGCTGGAGAAGGCGGGGTAACCTCTGACGTACAGGACCAAA ACCTTCCTCCGGCATATGGTGACATCTTCTCCAAACCTTGGACCCCCATCCCTAGTTCATCCCAAAAAACTTGTTATTCATCTAAACAAGATGACAGGAACTTGTGGGAGAAACTTCACGAATGTTTTGAAATGTCAA tttgCCAGCAGATTATTTGGCTTCAGGTTTTGGTCTTTTCTATACTTTACATTGTGTTTG ggTTAAAATACAGTGGCCAATGCGTTAGCCAGGAGTTTGACAGCAAAGGAAAAGTCTGGCATGAGGAAGATTTGACCGTGTTCATTCGGGCGGAAGGTGGCTTTCTGTGTGCAACCATTCTCATCGTCCTTCTAATAAGGTTAAGGTTACTAGTGCATCTTCGTCGAACTCAACGAATAACCACGGCCGACTTACAGATAGCAAAGCTATGGGATGGTCGCATTGTTGTACTTTACTGTGGGATCTACATTGTTAACTTTGCACTCTGCGTTGCAG GAGCAACAAAAATCATTCCaccaaatacaaatattacCAAATTAAATTGTATCTCAGAGTTCTACAATTTCTACTACTATGCCAAGATAGGCCAGCTGGCTGTCTTTATGCCGTACGCTGCCTATGTCATTTCCTACGTCACCTTTATGATGCATTTACAAA AGAAATGGTTTATACGACGTAAACTGCGTTGTTGGGTTAAACTTTTGGATGCAGACCAGGATGGCGTCATCAGCCAAGATGACatgaagaaaacaaatgaaaagtTAGAAGGACTACGTAAACTTTTTGGTGCAAGAAAAACAGCTTTATCCGATTCACAACAGGAGAAGTGGTGGAGTGATCATGTATTTAAGTGTGGACCCGGGAAAGATATACCCGTTCAACAGTTAGTAAGTTACATGGAGGGGATAATGACTCAAGATTCGCCCGCAGAACGCGCCAAAGTTGTCAGACCAAAAATCAAGAAATGGTTTAACATTTTCACAACAGAAGATTTCCTTAAGTTAAAGATGATTTTCAGCGAGGAagattttgtcaaattttgggCAGTGTTGGCGAATATTGATGAGCGACACAGCAGAGAGATGCTTATTAAATATTTCCCTTCACCATTAACACTGAATGATTTCCGGGAAGATTTTGTGGCTTTTTTGTCAAACCCTGAATTTCTTGATGAGTACAGCAGCAggatttttaacattttaaagaacAAACCAGATTGCATGTGTTGCAAAGTTTAA
- the LOC128168781 gene encoding uncharacterized protein LOC128168781 isoform X2 has product MEKNRSPKSSKADLASSSAGEGGVTSDVQDQNLPPAYGDIFSKPWTPIPSSSQKTCYSSKQDDRNLWEKLHECFEMSICQQIIWLQVLVFSILYIVFGLKYSGQCVSQEFDSKGKVWHEEDLTVFIRAEGGFLCATILIVLLIRLRLLVHLRRTQRITTADLQIAKLWDGRIVVLYCGIYIVNFALCVAGATKIIPPNTNITKLNCISEFYNFYYYAKIGQLAVFMPYAAYVISYVTFMMHLQSKYFF; this is encoded by the exons ATGGAAAAGAATCGCTCTCCTAAATCATCTAAAGCAGACCTCGCCAGTTCTAGCGCTGGAGAAGGCGGGGTAACCTCTGACGTACAGGACCAAA ACCTTCCTCCGGCATATGGTGACATCTTCTCCAAACCTTGGACCCCCATCCCTAGTTCATCCCAAAAAACTTGTTATTCATCTAAACAAGATGACAGGAACTTGTGGGAGAAACTTCACGAATGTTTTGAAATGTCAA tttgCCAGCAGATTATTTGGCTTCAGGTTTTGGTCTTTTCTATACTTTACATTGTGTTTG ggTTAAAATACAGTGGCCAATGCGTTAGCCAGGAGTTTGACAGCAAAGGAAAAGTCTGGCATGAGGAAGATTTGACCGTGTTCATTCGGGCGGAAGGTGGCTTTCTGTGTGCAACCATTCTCATCGTCCTTCTAATAAGGTTAAGGTTACTAGTGCATCTTCGTCGAACTCAACGAATAACCACGGCCGACTTACAGATAGCAAAGCTATGGGATGGTCGCATTGTTGTACTTTACTGTGGGATCTACATTGTTAACTTTGCACTCTGCGTTGCAG GAGCAACAAAAATCATTCCaccaaatacaaatattacCAAATTAAATTGTATCTCAGAGTTCTACAATTTCTACTACTATGCCAAGATAGGCCAGCTGGCTGTCTTTATGCCGTACGCTGCCTATGTCATTTCCTACGTCACCTTTATGATGCATTTACAAAGCAAGTATttcttttga
- the LOC128168792 gene encoding uncharacterized protein LOC128168792 — translation MSVNDIPRNSFNDMEKEGPPPEYSPSCSNNGGHPNDVYGDGVVTADIVQEHNPPPAYDDIFVRTVSPVRRERSCGEPYYRDDRNLWEKLHDWFEMSILQQIIWLVVLAFSLSYIAYGIKYSGSCSVKKYNKKGKMIDNNDITGLMQAEGGVLCATVLFVLMVRLLILRDNRRTQRKLKIDLEGQKKCGGYLFFIGMGLYIANFGLCIGGATNIMNLYTQETNTTVRCDSEFYDFYYHAKIGELVVLMPYAAYIIFSLVFMMSIQKQWFIRRKLRRWAKLLDADQDGVISQDDMMKTNEKLERLRKLVGARQMALSASKQKKWWDDNVFKRGAGKDIHVEEYVTFMEGTLGTGPPHDRAIKIRPVVKKWFDFFTTEEYMKKKLILGEEDFVKFWTILDKGDDESHYKRMYIKHFPSPLSMGDIMEDFVAFLSHPDFFDEYSNRVFNVVKHRPEGTCCKL, via the exons ATGTCAGTGAATGATATACCTAGGAATTCATTTAATGACATGGAGAAGGAAGGCCCTCCTCCGGAGTACTCGCCTTCATGCAGCAATAATGGCGGACATCCAAATGATGTTTATGGGGATGGAGTAGTGACTGCGGACATCGTTCAGGAACACA ATCCACCCCCGGCGTACGATGATATATTCGTTAGAACTGTGTCACCTGTCAGGCGAGAAAGATCTTGCGGAGAACCTTACTACAGGGATGACAGGAATCTGTGGGAAAAACTCCACGACTGGTTTGAGATGTCCA TTCTCCAGCAGATTATATGGCTTGTTGTATTAGCCTTTTCCTTATCCTACATTGCTTATG GTATAAAATATAGTGGATCCTGCAGCGTAAAGAAATACAACAAAAAAGGGAAAATGATTGACAACAATGACATAACTGGATTGATGCAGGCTGAAGGAGGCGTCCTCTGTGCCACCGTTCTATTCGTGTTAATGGTTCGATTGCTCATACTGAGGGATAATCGCCGTACTCAACGAAAGTTGAAAATTGATTTAGAAGGACAGAAAAAATGTGGCGGTTATCTATTTTTCATTGGAATGGGTTTATACATTGCCAACTTTGGGCTATGTATAGGAG GAGCGACAAACATCATGAATTTATACACGCAAGAAACCAACACAACAGTGCGCTGTGACTCAGAGTTTTACGATTTCTACTACCATGCCAAGATAGGGGAGCTTGTTGTGTTAATGCCGTACGCCGCctatatcatattttctctGGTTTTCATGATGTCCATTCAAA AGCAATGGTTTATCAGACGCAAGCTACGACGCTGGGCTAAACTTCTGGATGCTGACCAAGATGGCGTCATCAGCCAAGACGACATGATGAAAACGAATGAGAAGTTGGAACGGCTTCGTAAACTTGTTGGTGCAAGACAAATGGCCTTATCCGCCTCTAAGCAGAAGAAGTGGTGGGACGATAATGTATTCAAGCGAGGAGCCGGGAAAGACATTCACGTTGAAGAATACGTCACTTTCATGGAAGGAACGTTGGGAACTGGACCTCCGCATGATAGGGCTATCAAAATCAGACCAGTTGTCAAAAAATGGTTTGACTTCTTCACGACTGaagaatacatgaaaaaaaagttgattttgGGAGAAGAAGATTTCGTGAAATTTTGGACTATCCTAGATAAGGGCGATGACGAGAGCCACTACAAAAGAATGTATATCAAACATTTCCCCTCACCATTATCCATGGGTGATATCATGGAGGACTTTGTTGCATTTTTGTCACATCCTGATTTCTTTGATGAATACAGCAACAGGGTGTTTAATGTAGTGAAGCATCGACCAGAGGGCACGTGTTGTAAATTATAA
- the LOC128168784 gene encoding ATP synthase F(0) complex subunit B1, mitochondrial-like — MFRTVCNSFGKKRGVAQLYGITRLSVGQARCNTTSVQATGSKGEAPLWNEEDGWVVLDPPSDTAVVERLAKQEDWSNVHYLTRPDLSQQEKQWFKEAYKSPYKPYPPEKFLLKRGGNVVVEYVRVPVGTTRRQMIEKSFEAPEDEKDIAPFDLKKQWAWANKVLFGPQRDMKNYPSYVDPGTVPRPEIVHKFVPRSLFDAMVPYSGVTGFYVLSVGGVFALVGKGVIVSTYALSYFFYFGIAWAFTKLPPVRRFLDNRVPQLTNRLNEMYYVGPIQQKKDHISACIAAAQQTKDMIQQLPKLYDVQIENVDLQLENNYRDRLKQAFTEVKSRLDCQVALAATKAELEKDYMIDWITNQVVQNITPDLEKKNIQSCLAQLQTLSKSAKI; from the exons ATGTTTCGAACCGTTTGCAACAGCTTTG GGAAGAAGCGAGGTGTGGCCCAGTTGTATGGAATTACCAG GTTGAGTGTTGGACAGGCAAGATGTAACACTACATCTGTACAGGCAACAGGCAGCAAGGGTGAAGCGCCACTGTGGAACGAGGAGGACGGGTGGGTGGTGCTGGACCCACCCTCGGACACCGCGGTGGTGGAGAGATTGGCCAAGCAGGAGGACTGGAGCAATGTGCACTACCTGACACGCCCCGACCTCTCCCAGCAGGAGAAACAGTGGTTCAAGGAGGCCTACAAAAGCCCCTACAAACCTTACCCCCCAGAGAAGTTCCTGTTGAAGAGGGGAG GTAATGTTGTGGTGGAATATGTCCGTGTTCCTGTTGGGACAACAAGGCGACAGATGATAGAAAAAAGCTTTGAGGCTCCGGAGGACGAAAAAGACATCGCTCCCTTTGACCTAAAGAAGCAGTGGGCTTGGGCCAATAAAGTTCTGTTTGGACCCCAGAGAGACATGAAGAACTACCCCAGCTATGTCGACCCAGGCACAGTACCCAGGCCCGAGATTGTCCACAAATTTGTTCCCAGATCCTTATTTGATGCCATGGTACCATATAGTGGAGTCACAG GGTTCTATGTGCTGTCCGTGGGCGGTGTGTTTGCTCTGGTTGGTAAGGGCGTGATCGTGTCCACCTATGCCCTCTCCTACTTCTTTTACTTTGGTATTGCATGGGCATTTACCAAACTTCCTCCAGTCAGACGTTTCCTAGACAACAGAGTTCCTCAACTTACCAAc AGATTAAATGAGATGTATTACGTGGGCCCTATTCAACAAAAGAAGGATCACATCAGTGCGTGTATAGCAGCCGCCCAACAGACCAAGGACATGATTCAGCAGCTGCCCAAGCTCTACGACGTTCAAATT GAAAACGTTGATCTTCAGCTGGAGAACAACTACAGAGACCGACTAAAGCAAGCATTTACTGAAGTCAAATCTCGCCTG GATTGCCAGGTAGCTTTAGCAGCAACAAAAGCAGAGTTAGAAAAGGATTACATGATCGACTGGATCACAAATCAAGTCGTACAGAACATTACACCTGATCTG GAGAAGAAGAACATCCAGTCTTGTTTAGCCCAGCTGCAGACTCTGTCAAAATCAGCAAAGATCTAG